CGACGGCGTGCTCGTCGACACGCTCTTCGCGGGCCCCTGGCGCAGCGATGTGAGCGAGGCGGTCGAGGAAGCACGCGAGTACCTCGTCGAGGTCACCGTGCGCGGCACCCTCGCTCCCTACCTCGACGTGGCGTCGCCGACGTCGGCCGTGATGGCCGGGCAGACGCGTCACGGTCTCTTCGGGCCCGTCCGCCTCGAGATCTGGGATGGAACGGCGCGAGATGACACCGGGCAGCTCGCCTCAGCGAAAGGAAGCGTGATGACGAAGATCCACTCGAACGACCGTTCGTCCAGCGTGCTTGACTGACATCGTGATGGGACAGCGGAATCTCGGGCTCGCCGCCGTGGCGCGGCTGGCCGGCGTGTCCACGGCGACCGTGTCGAACGTGCTGAACCGTCCGCACGTCGTTGCCGTGCCCACCCGGGAACGGGTGATGGCGGCCATCGAGGAGCTCGACTTCGTGCCGAATCGGGCGGCGGCGACGTTGCGGCAGGGCACGAACCGCGTGCTCGGACTCGTCATCCCCGACGTGGTGAACCCGTTCTATGCGGCGATCGTCGACGCCGTCGTCGTTGCCGCCGACCGTGACCGCTACGCCGTTGTGCTCTGCGTGAGCCACGAGGATCCCGCGCGGGAGCAGCGCCACTTCGACATGCTCGCCGAGCAGCGCGCGGCGGGTGCGCTCGTGGTGCCGATCAGCGCGGACTGGTCGCGCCTGTCGCAGTTGCGCATGGTCGGAACGAGGTTGATCGTCGTCGACCGCCGCATCGACGAGTCGGAGGCGTGCTCCGTGGCGATCGATGACGTGCACGGGGGCGAGATCGCGGTGGAACACCTCCTCGGGGTGCCGGGAAACGGGATCAGCATCGTCAACGGCAGCCACACCATCGTGCAGTGCGAGGATCGGCGCACGGGCGCCCGCTCGGCGCTGGCATCCGCGGGCCTCGATCCCGACAGCCTCGTCGAGTTCGAGATGCGCGAGATGACCATCGAGGCGGGGGTCGAGGCCGGTCGGCGCATCGCGGCGAGCGGTGCGCCCCGGCGAGTCTTCTGCACGAACGACCAGCTCGCGATCGGCGTGATGCGCGGCCTCGCCGAGGCAGGGGTCGAGACGCCCCGCGATGCCGCGGTCGTCGGTTACGGCGACCTCGCGTTCGGCACCGAGGAGGCGCGCCGACTCACGACAGTGGGCCAGCCGAAGCAGGAGATGGGAGAGGTCGCCGTCGCGAAGCTCCTCGCCGAGCTGCAGGAGGGCAAAGCGCACCGGCACTCGGCCACCACGTTCCAGCCACGCCTGGTCGTCAGGGAGTCGACGGGGCGCTGACGGCGACTCGGAATCGAGACGCGCCGCACCCGAGCCCGAGCCCTCCACAAACCGAGACACAGATTGAATCGATTGAAAATGCTCGAGAACAAGGAAGCCATGTCCGACACGACTGCACCGGTCCACCCTCTGCTCGCGGCGAAGGTCCG
The Agromyces albus DNA segment above includes these coding regions:
- a CDS encoding LacI family DNA-binding transcriptional regulator, producing the protein MTDIVMGQRNLGLAAVARLAGVSTATVSNVLNRPHVVAVPTRERVMAAIEELDFVPNRAAATLRQGTNRVLGLVIPDVVNPFYAAIVDAVVVAADRDRYAVVLCVSHEDPAREQRHFDMLAEQRAAGALVVPISADWSRLSQLRMVGTRLIVVDRRIDESEACSVAIDDVHGGEIAVEHLLGVPGNGISIVNGSHTIVQCEDRRTGARSALASAGLDPDSLVEFEMREMTIEAGVEAGRRIAASGAPRRVFCTNDQLAIGVMRGLAEAGVETPRDAAVVGYGDLAFGTEEARRLTTVGQPKQEMGEVAVAKLLAELQEGKAHRHSATTFQPRLVVRESTGR